The following proteins come from a genomic window of Paucimonas lemoignei:
- the ygdD gene encoding membrane protein: MVRTFLMLAAFFGFTGVALGAFAAHGLKNRLSAEYLAIFHTGVLYQLIHALAILGVAVLAAQLPGRLMTMAGWSFALGIVLFSGSLYVLTLTGISKLGIITPFGGLAFLVGWALLGLTAWRLGGV; this comes from the coding sequence ATGGTTCGTACCTTTTTGATGTTGGCAGCGTTTTTCGGCTTTACCGGCGTGGCGCTGGGCGCCTTTGCGGCCCATGGCCTGAAGAATCGATTGAGCGCTGAATACCTGGCGATTTTCCACACTGGTGTGCTTTATCAGCTGATTCATGCGCTGGCGATTCTAGGCGTGGCGGTGCTGGCGGCTCAGCTTCCGGGCCGTTTGATGACCATGGCGGGCTGGTCTTTTGCGCTGGGGATCGTGCTGTTCTCCGGCAGTCTTTACGTGCTGACGCTGACCGGGATCAGCAAGCTGGGGATCATCACCCCATTTGGCGGGCTGGCGTTTCTGGTGGGCTGGGCGCTGTTGGGGCTGACGGCTTGGCGGTTGGGTGGGGTTTGA
- the thiS gene encoding sulfur carrier protein ThiS — translation MHIQLNGEPFELPDGETVLALLTRLDLVGRRVAVELNLDIVPRSQHESTALREGDQVEVVHAIGGG, via the coding sequence ATGCACATTCAGTTGAACGGTGAACCCTTTGAACTGCCCGATGGCGAGACCGTCCTGGCATTGCTGACCCGCCTCGATCTTGTCGGGCGTCGGGTCGCAGTCGAGCTGAACCTGGACATTGTCCCGCGCAGCCAGCATGAGTCCACGGCGCTGCGCGAAGGCGATCAGGTCGAAGTCGTCCACGCCATCGGCGGCGGCTAG
- the thiG gene encoding thiazole synthase, which yields MSNVRSDKPFILAGRTFESRLLVGTGKYVDMEQTRLAIEASGAEIVTVAVRRTNLGQNPGEPNLLDILPPDRYTILPNTAGCFDAIEAVRTCRLARELLDGKNLVKLEVLADQKTLFPNVIETLKAAETLVKEGFDVMVYTSDDPIIARQLAEIGCIAIMPLAGLIGSGLGICNPYNLQIILEETKVPVLVDAGVGTASDATIAMELGCEAVLMNSAIAHAQDPILMGAAMKHAVIAGRMAYLAGRMPKKLYASASSPLDGLIK from the coding sequence ATGAGCAACGTTCGCAGCGACAAGCCGTTTATCCTGGCCGGTCGGACTTTCGAGTCGCGCCTGCTGGTGGGTACCGGCAAGTACGTGGACATGGAGCAGACCCGGCTGGCCATCGAAGCCTCGGGTGCCGAAATTGTCACGGTCGCGGTACGCCGCACCAACCTGGGCCAGAACCCGGGCGAGCCGAACCTGCTGGATATCCTCCCGCCGGATCGCTACACCATCCTGCCAAACACTGCGGGTTGCTTCGACGCCATTGAAGCGGTGCGCACCTGCCGTCTGGCCCGTGAGCTGCTCGATGGCAAGAATCTGGTGAAGCTTGAAGTCCTGGCCGATCAGAAGACTCTGTTCCCCAACGTGATCGAAACCCTCAAGGCCGCTGAAACGCTGGTCAAGGAAGGTTTCGATGTGATGGTTTACACCAGCGATGACCCGATCATTGCGCGCCAGCTCGCGGAGATCGGCTGCATCGCGATCATGCCGCTTGCTGGTCTGATTGGCAGTGGTCTGGGGATCTGCAACCCGTACAACCTGCAGATCATCCTGGAAGAAACCAAAGTCCCGGTGCTGGTTGATGCCGGTGTCGGTACCGCATCCGATGCCACCATCGCGATGGAACTGGGGTGTGAAGCGGTGCTGATGAACTCGGCCATCGCCCACGCACAGGACCCGATCCTGATGGGTGCAGCCATGAAGCACGCGGTGATTGCCGGTCGCATGGCTTACCTCGCCGGCCGCATGCCGAAAAAACTCTATGCCAGCGCGTCCTCTCCGCTGGATGGTCTGATCAAGTAA
- the trmB gene encoding tRNA (guanine-N(7)-)-methyltransferase, whose translation MTDSHVPNPELPVAEEGEERQHRRIKSFVMRAGRMTEGQQRGLDQGRPLYVLPLTDAPVDYDQVFGRSAPRTLEIGFGMGHSLLEMAAAAPDQDFIGVEVHYPGVGALLNGVLTQGLTNVRVYDCDAIEVLNRCIADNSLDRLMLFFPDPWHKSRHHKRRIVQPAFAELVRSKLKVGGVLHMATDWEPYAEFMLEVMNVAPGYRNQAEDGKCVPRPAERPITKFERRGERLGHGVWDLKFEKVD comes from the coding sequence ATGACTGATTCGCACGTTCCAAACCCAGAGCTGCCTGTTGCCGAAGAAGGCGAAGAGCGCCAGCACCGCCGTATCAAGAGTTTCGTGATGCGTGCCGGCCGCATGACCGAAGGCCAGCAGCGTGGTCTGGACCAGGGCCGTCCGCTGTACGTGTTGCCGCTGACTGATGCGCCAGTGGATTACGATCAGGTCTTCGGTCGCTCGGCCCCGCGTACGCTGGAAATCGGCTTCGGCATGGGCCATTCCCTGCTGGAGATGGCGGCCGCTGCGCCGGATCAGGATTTCATCGGTGTTGAGGTTCATTACCCAGGCGTTGGTGCCTTGCTCAATGGCGTGCTGACACAGGGCCTGACCAACGTGCGGGTCTACGATTGCGATGCGATCGAAGTGCTCAACCGCTGCATCGCCGACAACAGCCTCGATCGCCTGATGCTGTTTTTCCCGGATCCGTGGCACAAGAGTCGCCACCACAAACGCCGCATCGTGCAGCCTGCGTTCGCTGAGCTGGTGCGCAGCAAGCTGAAAGTGGGCGGTGTTCTGCACATGGCGACCGACTGGGAACCCTATGCCGAATTCATGCTGGAAGTGATGAACGTCGCGCCGGGTTATCGCAACCAGGCTGAAGACGGCAAGTGCGTCCCGCGCCCTGCCGAGCGCCCGATCACCAAGTTCGAACGCCGTGGCGAGCGTTTGGGGCACGGGGTGTGGGATTTGAAGTTTGAGAAGGTGGATTAA
- a CDS encoding membrane protein, which produces MDFILDLLATVSRWSRSNLSEIALALVGCLLVLFGADFKNWVEGRISSFAGALRIPLMALLVTLGSGAALIYATPWVIRGLSQFNNYSLAPVLLVVLVLIGVVADRK; this is translated from the coding sequence ATGGATTTCATACTCGACCTGCTCGCCACTGTCTCGCGCTGGAGCCGCAGCAACCTCTCGGAAATTGCACTCGCGCTGGTGGGCTGTCTGCTGGTGCTGTTCGGCGCGGATTTCAAGAATTGGGTCGAAGGCAGAATCAGCAGCTTCGCCGGAGCCTTGCGCATTCCGCTGATGGCTTTGCTGGTCACCCTCGGCAGCGGCGCCGCATTGATTTACGCAACGCCTTGGGTGATTCGCGGGCTCAGCCAGTTCAACAACTACAGCCTTGCGCCGGTGTTGTTGGTGGTACTGGTGTTGATTGGGGTGGTGGCGGACAGGAAGTAA
- the hemN_1 gene encoding coproporphyrinogen III oxidase: MTQETPAKPLFLGEAGFTSTEPRAALPQLPPLSLYIHIPWCVRKCPYCDFNSHTASPVLPEAEYIDALLADLDLDLPLVYGRELSSIFFGGGTPSLFSAEALGRLLQGVEQRIRFVHDIEITLEANPGTFEQVKFSAYRGLGINRLSIGIQSFQEAKLKALGRIHNGDEAIRAADMARQAGFDNFNMDLMHGLPDQSPEDALGDLQQAIDLQPTHLSWYQLTLEPNTVFWNQPPTLPEDDILWDIQEAGQLLLAENGYAQYEVSAYAQPGRPARHNLNYWSFGDFIGIGAGAHGKLSHPDGRIVRTWKTRLPKDYLNPAKPFKAGEKLLGVEELPFEFLMNALRLTNGVDAALFRERTGLSLDSLASARQQAEQRGLLHADPTRLAATPQGQLFLNDLLQYFLI, translated from the coding sequence ATGACCCAGGAAACGCCCGCAAAACCGCTGTTCCTCGGCGAAGCCGGTTTTACCTCGACCGAACCGAGGGCTGCGCTGCCGCAACTGCCGCCGCTGTCGCTGTACATCCACATCCCGTGGTGCGTGCGCAAATGCCCGTATTGCGACTTCAATTCCCACACCGCCAGCCCGGTGCTGCCGGAAGCGGAATACATCGATGCCTTGCTGGCCGATCTGGATCTGGACTTACCGCTGGTGTATGGCCGAGAGCTGAGTTCGATCTTCTTCGGTGGCGGCACGCCTAGCCTGTTCAGTGCAGAAGCATTGGGCCGCTTGCTTCAAGGCGTTGAACAGCGCATTCGTTTTGTCCATGACATCGAAATCACCCTGGAAGCCAATCCCGGCACCTTCGAACAGGTCAAGTTCAGCGCTTATCGCGGGCTGGGTATCAATCGCCTGTCGATCGGCATTCAGAGTTTTCAGGAAGCCAAGCTCAAGGCACTCGGCCGGATTCACAATGGCGACGAAGCGATTCGTGCCGCCGACATGGCGCGTCAGGCGGGCTTTGATAACTTCAACATGGACTTGATGCACGGCTTGCCAGATCAGTCGCCAGAGGATGCCTTGGGCGACCTGCAGCAAGCCATCGACCTGCAACCGACGCATCTGTCCTGGTATCAGCTGACCCTGGAGCCGAACACGGTGTTCTGGAACCAGCCGCCGACGCTGCCCGAAGACGACATTCTCTGGGACATTCAGGAAGCCGGGCAATTGTTGCTCGCCGAGAATGGCTACGCGCAATACGAAGTGTCGGCCTATGCACAACCCGGCAGGCCGGCGCGGCATAACCTCAATTACTGGAGTTTCGGTGACTTCATCGGGATCGGCGCGGGTGCCCACGGCAAGCTCAGCCATCCGGACGGGCGCATCGTGCGCACCTGGAAGACCCGGCTGCCCAAGGATTACCTGAACCCGGCCAAGCCTTTCAAGGCGGGCGAGAAGTTGCTCGGTGTCGAAGAACTGCCCTTTGAATTCCTGATGAACGCCCTGCGCCTGACAAATGGTGTGGACGCTGCGTTATTTCGCGAACGCACCGGTCTAAGCCTCGATTCCCTGGCCAGCGCCCGCCAACAAGCCGAGCAACGTGGCTTGCTGCACGCTGACCCGACCCGACTGGCCGCAACGCCGCAAGGTCAGCTGTTTCTCAACGACCTGCTGCAATACTTTTTGATCTAA
- the rdgB gene encoding non-canonical purine NTP pyrophosphatase RdgB gives MNFPQLVLASHNAGKLKELQAMLGDSVQLRSIGEFSSVEPEETGLSFVENAILKARNASRISGLPALADDSGLAVDFLGGAPGIYSARYADGKGDAANNAKLLDALKDVPEEQRGAQFVCVLALVRHADDPLPILCEGLWHGRILSAASGEHGFGYDPLFWVPERDCSSAELSPAEKNQLSHRARAMAILLQRLALQTADLK, from the coding sequence ATGAATTTTCCGCAGCTCGTATTGGCCAGCCACAACGCTGGCAAGCTCAAAGAACTCCAGGCCATGCTCGGCGACAGCGTGCAACTGCGCTCCATCGGCGAATTCAGCAGCGTGGAGCCTGAGGAGACCGGCTTGTCGTTCGTCGAGAACGCGATTCTCAAGGCCCGCAACGCCTCGCGGATTTCCGGCTTGCCAGCACTGGCTGACGATTCGGGGCTGGCGGTGGATTTCCTCGGCGGCGCTCCCGGCATTTACTCTGCGCGCTATGCCGACGGCAAGGGCGATGCAGCGAACAACGCCAAGCTGCTGGACGCCCTCAAGGATGTACCTGAAGAGCAGCGCGGCGCACAGTTCGTCTGCGTGCTGGCGCTGGTGCGTCACGCTGACGATCCATTGCCGATCCTCTGCGAAGGCTTGTGGCACGGGCGCATCCTGAGCGCTGCCAGCGGCGAGCACGGCTTTGGCTACGACCCGCTGTTCTGGGTACCGGAGCGCGACTGCTCCAGCGCCGAACTGAGCCCCGCCGAGAAGAACCAACTCAGCCACCGCGCCCGCGCCATGGCGATATTGCTTCAGCGCCTGGCCTTACAAACCGCAGACCTGAAATGA
- a CDS encoding homoserine O-acetyltransferase: protein MRRLAIMLMCALSLSAFAADYAKPNRQETFGDVTVYYNAFASSTLSQEVAAASGLTRSKQLSVLNITVLKAGKPAPSVVTGTYKDLTGRPQPLTFKQVTDKGWVSYIAQFPVKQAETYTFNIDVKAGSEDKHSFSFNQEIYPGE, encoded by the coding sequence ATGCGTCGCCTGGCAATCATGTTGATGTGCGCTTTGAGTCTTTCAGCGTTTGCCGCTGACTACGCCAAGCCGAACCGGCAAGAAACCTTTGGCGACGTGACGGTCTATTACAACGCCTTCGCTTCAAGCACCTTGTCACAGGAAGTGGCCGCTGCCTCGGGGCTGACCCGCAGCAAGCAGTTGAGCGTGCTGAACATCACCGTGCTCAAGGCAGGCAAGCCCGCGCCTTCGGTGGTGACGGGCACCTACAAGGACCTGACCGGGCGCCCTCAGCCGCTGACCTTCAAGCAGGTCACTGACAAAGGCTGGGTCAGTTACATTGCGCAGTTTCCGGTCAAGCAGGCCGAGACCTACACCTTCAACATCGATGTGAAAGCGGGCAGTGAAGACAAGCACTCCTTCAGCTTCAATCAAGAAATCTATCCAGGCGAATGA
- a CDS encoding methionine biosynthesis protein, MetW, protein MRADLEIIQEWIPAGSRVLDLGCGDGELLAWLRDNKQVTGYGLENDANNIARCVSKGVNVIEQDLDKGLGNFASNSFDVVVMTQALQAVHYPDRILDEMLRVGRQCIITFPNFGHWRCRWYLATKGRMPVSDFLPYTWYNTPNIHFCTFADFEELCRGRHARVIDRLAVDQQHRHGWASKQWPNLLGEIGIYRVSSPALQEHQIAV, encoded by the coding sequence ATGAGAGCCGATCTTGAAATCATCCAGGAATGGATCCCAGCAGGCAGCCGCGTGCTCGACCTGGGTTGTGGCGACGGCGAACTGCTGGCCTGGCTGCGGGACAACAAGCAAGTCACCGGCTATGGCCTGGAAAACGACGCGAACAACATTGCCCGCTGCGTGAGCAAGGGCGTCAACGTCATCGAGCAGGATCTGGACAAGGGCCTGGGCAACTTCGCCAGCAACAGCTTCGACGTGGTGGTCATGACCCAGGCGCTGCAGGCCGTGCACTACCCGGACAGGATCCTCGACGAAATGCTGCGCGTCGGGCGCCAGTGCATCATCACCTTCCCCAACTTCGGTCACTGGCGCTGCCGCTGGTACCTGGCGACCAAGGGCCGGATGCCGGTGTCGGACTTCCTGCCGTACACCTGGTACAACACGCCGAACATCCACTTCTGCACCTTTGCCGACTTCGAAGAGCTGTGCCGTGGCCGTCACGCACGGGTCATTGATCGGCTCGCCGTCGATCAACAGCATCGCCACGGCTGGGCCAGCAAACAATGGCCTAACCTGTTAGGTGAGATCGGCATCTACCGGGTCAGCAGCCCGGCGTTGCAGGAGCATCAGATCGCGGTTTGA
- the metX_1 gene encoding homoserine O-acetyltransferase MetX, whose translation MSTVFPEDSVGLVTPQLAHFSEPLALACGRSLPAYDLMYETYGQLNAARSNAVLICHALSGHHHAAGYHSVDERKPGWWDSCIGPGKPIDTNRFFVVSLNNLGGCNGSTGPSSIDPETGKPFGANFPVLTVEDWVHSQARLADLLGIEQWAAIVGGSLGGMQALQWTMTYPNRVRHCLAIASAPKLSAQNIAFNEVARQAILSDPEFHGGDFQEFGVIPKRGLMLARMVGHITYLSDDSMGEKFGRGLKSEKLNYDFHSVEFQVESYLRYQGEEFSGRFDANTYLLMTKALDYFDPAGAFNDDLAATFANVTADFCVMSFTTDWRFSPARSRELVDALMAAKKNVCYLEIDAPQGHDAFLIPIPRYLQAFSGYMNRIVL comes from the coding sequence ATGTCCACGGTCTTTCCCGAAGATTCTGTCGGTCTAGTCACGCCGCAACTGGCACATTTCAGCGAGCCTCTGGCACTGGCCTGTGGCCGTTCGTTGCCTGCCTACGACCTGATGTACGAAACCTATGGCCAACTCAACGCCGCGCGCAGCAATGCCGTGCTGATTTGCCATGCGCTTTCCGGCCACCACCATGCGGCGGGCTACCACAGCGTCGACGAGCGCAAGCCCGGCTGGTGGGACAGCTGCATCGGCCCCGGCAAGCCTATCGATACCAATCGCTTCTTCGTGGTCAGCCTGAATAACCTCGGCGGCTGCAATGGCTCAACCGGCCCGAGCAGCATCGACCCGGAAACCGGCAAGCCTTTCGGCGCGAACTTCCCGGTGCTGACCGTGGAAGACTGGGTTCACAGCCAGGCGCGTCTGGCGGATCTGCTGGGCATCGAGCAATGGGCCGCCATCGTGGGCGGGAGTCTGGGCGGCATGCAGGCGCTGCAATGGACCATGACTTACCCGAACCGGGTTCGTCACTGTCTGGCCATCGCCTCCGCCCCCAAGCTGTCGGCGCAGAACATTGCCTTCAACGAAGTGGCCCGCCAGGCGATCCTCTCGGACCCTGAGTTCCACGGCGGCGACTTCCAGGAATTCGGCGTCATTCCCAAACGCGGCCTGATGCTGGCGCGAATGGTCGGGCACATCACTTACCTGTCCGATGACTCCATGGGCGAGAAATTCGGCCGCGGCCTCAAGAGCGAGAAGCTCAACTACGACTTCCACAGCGTGGAGTTTCAGGTTGAAAGCTACCTGCGTTACCAGGGCGAAGAGTTTTCCGGGCGTTTTGATGCCAACACTTACCTGTTGATGACTAAAGCGCTGGACTACTTCGACCCGGCGGGCGCTTTCAACGATGACCTGGCCGCAACCTTCGCCAATGTCACCGCCGACTTCTGCGTGATGTCGTTCACCACCGACTGGCGCTTTTCGCCAGCCCGCTCACGTGAATTGGTAGACGCATTGATGGCGGCGAAAAAGAACGTCTGCTACCTGGAAATCGACGCGCCTCAGGGCCACGACGCCTTCCTGATTCCGATCCCGCGCTACTTGCAGGCCTTCTCCGGCTACATGAACCGAATTGTACTTTGA
- a CDS encoding SAM-dependent methyltransferase translates to MDSPLIMADNLPLHDEQLRSRFRALDSFLFAWQPLWRPKPFTHLQLPWERQHPELATWLRQRSLSEAEAAHNHPEHLVAPFPLPQLAAEAVELSHAPLLPSAGLRAVEPRMSVDVPGRKWQQIEAFASRLGFERHPEHWLDWCSGKGHLGRRLARPDQALTCLEYDTKLVQAGRELSARLNVQASHVHQDVMADDAWRRLQSHHTPVALHACGDLHVQLMRLASQVGCAQMAIAPCCYNRINTEHYQPLSSEGQISALKLSRDDLGLPLSETVTAGARVKRQRDQSMAQRLAFDLLQRQLRGVDEYLPTPSLPSAWLDKPFATYCRDLAALKGLPEVGEQNWSGLEATGWERLAQVRNLELVRNVFRRPLELWLVLDRALYLQEQHYQVRVGTFCQSHITPRNLLLIAQLQ, encoded by the coding sequence ATGGACTCGCCGTTGATCATGGCCGACAACCTCCCTTTGCACGACGAACAGCTGCGCAGTCGATTCCGCGCGCTGGACAGCTTCCTGTTCGCCTGGCAACCGCTGTGGCGGCCCAAGCCCTTCACGCATCTGCAATTGCCGTGGGAACGCCAACATCCGGAGCTGGCAACCTGGTTGCGGCAACGTTCGCTGAGCGAGGCAGAAGCCGCCCACAACCACCCCGAACACCTGGTCGCGCCGTTTCCGTTGCCACAACTGGCGGCCGAGGCCGTCGAGCTGAGCCATGCGCCCCTGCTTCCATCGGCTGGCCTTAGAGCGGTTGAGCCGCGCATGAGCGTTGATGTGCCGGGCAGAAAGTGGCAACAGATTGAAGCCTTCGCCAGCCGCCTGGGCTTTGAGCGCCATCCGGAGCACTGGCTGGATTGGTGCTCCGGCAAAGGGCACTTGGGACGCAGGCTGGCCCGGCCTGACCAGGCGTTGACGTGTCTGGAATACGACACAAAACTGGTGCAGGCCGGCCGCGAACTCAGCGCCCGCCTGAACGTCCAGGCCAGTCATGTGCATCAGGACGTCATGGCCGACGACGCCTGGCGCCGCCTGCAAAGCCATCACACGCCCGTGGCGCTGCACGCCTGCGGCGATTTGCATGTGCAACTGATGCGTCTGGCCAGCCAGGTGGGCTGTGCGCAAATGGCAATTGCGCCGTGCTGCTACAACCGGATCAACACCGAGCACTACCAGCCCTTGTCCAGCGAAGGCCAGATTTCAGCCTTGAAACTGTCCCGCGATGACCTTGGCCTGCCGTTGAGCGAAACCGTCACCGCGGGCGCACGGGTCAAGCGCCAGCGGGACCAGTCCATGGCACAGCGCCTGGCCTTCGATCTGCTGCAGCGACAACTGCGCGGCGTCGACGAATACCTGCCAACCCCCTCGCTGCCAAGCGCCTGGCTGGATAAACCCTTCGCGACTTATTGCCGTGATCTGGCTGCACTCAAAGGCTTGCCAGAGGTGGGCGAACAGAATTGGTCCGGCCTTGAAGCGACTGGCTGGGAACGACTGGCGCAGGTGCGCAACCTGGAACTGGTTCGCAACGTGTTCCGTCGCCCGCTGGAGCTTTGGCTGGTGCTCGACCGCGCGCTGTATCTTCAAGAGCAGCATTACCAAGTACGGGTGGGCACCTTCTGCCAGAGCCATATAACCCCGCGCAATTTGCTGTTGATCGCTCAATTGCAATGA
- the artJ gene encoding extracellular solute-binding protein, whose amino-acid sequence MQTYKKFLLIVAATLAFTTSAFAVETLKMGVQGANPPFNSKDASGQASGFDVEIGKALCAKMKVECEVVIADWDGIIPALVNNQFDFLISSMSITEERSKLVDFTTPYYSNKLQFVAAKTADIKTDKASIRDSLLGKTLGTQASTQSSVWLQENLGMDITLRLYDSQEAAFADLAAGHIDAVLADKYVAYEWLKSEPGMSFEFKGDAVLDNDKMGIAVRLNDPLRARLNLAIKEIIEDGTYKKINDKYFPFSIL is encoded by the coding sequence ATGCAGACGTACAAAAAATTCCTGCTGATCGTCGCCGCCACGTTGGCGTTCACGACCAGCGCTTTTGCCGTAGAAACGTTGAAGATGGGTGTTCAAGGGGCTAATCCACCATTTAACAGCAAGGATGCCAGCGGCCAGGCATCAGGCTTTGACGTGGAGATCGGCAAGGCGCTGTGCGCCAAGATGAAGGTTGAATGTGAAGTGGTCATCGCCGACTGGGACGGGATCATCCCGGCGCTGGTCAACAACCAGTTCGACTTCCTGATTTCGTCCATGTCGATCACCGAAGAACGCAGCAAGCTGGTGGACTTCACCACGCCGTACTACTCCAACAAGCTGCAGTTCGTGGCCGCCAAGACTGCCGACATCAAAACCGACAAGGCTTCGATTCGCGACTCCCTGCTGGGCAAGACCCTCGGCACACAGGCGTCTACCCAGTCGTCGGTCTGGCTGCAGGAAAACCTGGGCATGGACATCACCCTACGTCTGTATGACTCTCAGGAAGCAGCCTTCGCCGACCTCGCTGCTGGCCACATCGACGCCGTGCTGGCCGACAAGTACGTCGCCTACGAATGGCTCAAGAGCGAACCAGGCATGAGCTTCGAGTTCAAGGGTGACGCGGTGCTGGACAACGACAAGATGGGCATCGCGGTGCGTTTGAACGATCCACTGCGCGCGCGTCTCAATCTGGCGATCAAGGAAATCATCGAAGACGGCACCTACAAGAAGATCAACGACAAGTATTTCCCGTTCAGCATTCTGTGA
- the gabP gene encoding GABA permease, giving the protein MSSIPNASELDQGLKPRHITMLSIAGVIGAGLFVGSGHAIAEAGPAVLLAYAAAGTLVVLVMRMLAEMAVASPDTGSFSTYADRAIGHWAGFTIGWLYWWFWVLVIPLEANAAATILHAWFPDIGIWVFTLVITLLLTVTNLFSVKNYGEFEFWFALIKVLAIIGFVVLGAAAIFGLLPNSQVSGVSHLYDTQGFLPNGMGAVLAAMLTTMFSFMGTEIVTIAASESKDPEKQITKATNSVIWRICLFYLVSIFIVVALVPWNDPRLAEVGSYQTVLDMMGIPNAKMIVDIVVLIAVTSCLNSALYTASRMLYSLGKRGDAPAAATRTSKSGTPYCAVILSTGAAFLTVFANYVAPAAVFEFLLASSGAIALLVYLVIAVSQLRMRQKSIAAGEQLSFRMWLFPYLTWLVIVFIVGVLGIMLAQEAHRVEILATGLLSILVIATGVLVARRRKAERAGKVVLN; this is encoded by the coding sequence ATGAGCAGCATCCCTAACGCTTCAGAGCTCGATCAGGGGCTCAAACCTCGGCACATCACGATGCTGTCGATTGCCGGTGTGATTGGTGCCGGTTTGTTCGTGGGTTCCGGTCACGCAATTGCCGAGGCCGGACCTGCCGTACTGCTGGCGTATGCCGCTGCCGGTACCCTGGTGGTACTGGTGATGCGCATGCTGGCCGAGATGGCGGTTGCTTCACCGGATACGGGCTCTTTCTCCACTTACGCGGATCGTGCCATCGGCCACTGGGCGGGCTTTACCATCGGCTGGTTGTACTGGTGGTTCTGGGTATTGGTCATTCCACTGGAAGCCAATGCGGCGGCAACGATCCTGCATGCCTGGTTCCCTGACATCGGCATCTGGGTGTTCACCCTGGTCATCACCTTGCTGCTGACGGTGACCAACCTCTTCAGCGTGAAGAACTACGGGGAATTCGAATTCTGGTTTGCCTTGATCAAGGTGCTGGCGATTATCGGATTTGTGGTGCTGGGCGCGGCGGCCATCTTCGGTCTGCTGCCCAACAGCCAGGTCAGTGGTGTCAGCCATCTGTATGACACCCAAGGCTTCCTGCCAAACGGTATGGGCGCGGTATTGGCTGCGATGCTGACCACCATGTTCTCCTTCATGGGGACCGAGATTGTCACCATTGCGGCGTCCGAATCGAAAGATCCAGAGAAGCAGATCACCAAGGCCACCAATTCGGTGATCTGGCGGATCTGCCTGTTCTATCTGGTGTCGATCTTCATCGTGGTGGCGCTGGTACCGTGGAACGATCCGCGTCTGGCTGAGGTAGGTTCCTACCAGACCGTGCTGGACATGATGGGCATCCCTAACGCCAAGATGATTGTCGATATCGTGGTGCTGATCGCCGTGACCAGCTGCCTGAACTCGGCACTCTACACCGCCTCGCGGATGCTTTACTCGCTGGGCAAACGCGGTGATGCGCCTGCTGCTGCGACGCGCACCAGCAAAAGCGGCACGCCTTACTGCGCTGTGATTCTGTCCACAGGTGCTGCGTTCCTGACAGTATTCGCCAACTATGTCGCCCCGGCGGCCGTGTTCGAATTTCTGCTGGCCAGCTCCGGCGCCATCGCGCTGCTGGTGTACCTGGTGATCGCCGTTTCCCAACTGCGCATGCGCCAGAAGAGCATTGCCGCTGGCGAGCAGTTGTCGTTCCGCATGTGGTTGTTCCCATACCTGACCTGGCTGGTGATCGTGTTCATCGTCGGCGTACTGGGGATCATGCTGGCTCAGGAAGCCCACCGCGTGGAAATCCTCGCCACAGGCCTGCTGAGCATTCTGGTGATCGCCACCGGCGTGCTGGTGGCGCGTCGTCGCAAGGCTGAGCGGGCGGGGAAGGTTGTGTTGAATTGA
- a CDS encoding Protein of uncharacterised function (DUF3010) has translation MIICGVEIKGSEAIFALATRQQGGLEHLPLATKKLALEDDDESSNVKAFATQIASFVRENGISHVVIKKRSKKGEFAGGPTTFKIETVFQLLKDCEVTLLSPQTINAQNKKHDFALPASLNKYQHEAYKAACSGLMKNL, from the coding sequence ATGATCATTTGTGGTGTAGAAATCAAAGGCAGCGAGGCGATTTTCGCGTTGGCGACGCGCCAGCAAGGTGGCCTCGAACACCTGCCGCTGGCAACCAAAAAGCTGGCACTGGAGGACGACGATGAGTCGTCCAACGTCAAGGCGTTCGCGACGCAGATCGCCAGCTTTGTGCGGGAAAACGGCATCAGCCATGTGGTTATCAAGAAGCGCAGCAAGAAGGGCGAGTTTGCCGGTGGGCCGACTACATTCAAGATCGAGACGGTATTTCAACTGCTGAAGGACTGCGAAGTGACCCTGTTGTCGCCGCAGACCATCAATGCCCAGAACAAGAAACACGACTTCGCCCTGCCCGCTTCGCTGAACAAGTATCAGCATGAAGCGTACAAGGCGGCGTGTTCGGGGTTGATGAAGAATCTGTAA